In Vibrio japonicus, one DNA window encodes the following:
- the ribD gene encoding bifunctional diaminohydroxyphosphoribosylaminopyrimidine deaminase/5-amino-6-(5-phosphoribosylamino)uracil reductase RibD, translating into MSEFTSLDFQMMSRAIELAKGGIYTTPPNPNVGCVITRDGEIVGEGFHFRAGEPHAEVHALRMAGNQAEGATAYVTLEPCSHYGRTPPCAEGLINAKVAKVICAMQDPNPQVAGRGIQMLREAGIEVQVGLLEQDANALNPAFIKRMKTGMPYVQLKMAASLDGQTALANGQSQWITSPQARQDVQKYRAQSGAILSTSKTVIDDNASLNVRWADLPKSVQASYLEQGLRQPVRVILDRQNQLTPELKLFHTGGDKIIVSEQGNLTPKINHQQQIDLRETLADLANSHNINHVWVEAGATLASSLIQAELVDELILYLAPKIMGSDGRGLLGALGLDSMADVIELDIKDVRQIGKDIRIVASLLKKEM; encoded by the coding sequence ATGTCTGAATTCACTTCTCTAGATTTTCAAATGATGTCGCGAGCCATCGAGTTGGCAAAAGGCGGCATCTATACTACTCCTCCAAACCCGAATGTCGGTTGTGTTATTACGCGTGACGGTGAAATTGTCGGAGAAGGTTTCCATTTTAGGGCTGGTGAGCCTCACGCCGAAGTGCACGCATTGCGTATGGCTGGAAACCAAGCCGAAGGTGCAACGGCTTATGTAACGTTAGAGCCTTGCTCTCATTACGGAAGAACGCCACCTTGCGCTGAAGGATTAATTAACGCCAAAGTTGCCAAAGTCATTTGTGCGATGCAAGACCCGAACCCGCAAGTCGCGGGGCGTGGTATTCAAATGCTGCGTGAGGCGGGGATTGAAGTACAGGTAGGCTTGCTTGAACAAGATGCCAATGCTCTGAACCCAGCGTTTATCAAACGCATGAAAACGGGTATGCCATATGTGCAGCTGAAAATGGCGGCGAGCCTAGATGGACAAACCGCGCTTGCTAATGGCCAGAGTCAGTGGATAACCTCCCCGCAGGCACGACAAGATGTGCAGAAGTACCGTGCGCAAAGTGGTGCGATTCTCTCGACCAGCAAAACAGTAATTGATGACAATGCATCGCTGAATGTTCGTTGGGCTGACCTTCCTAAGAGTGTTCAAGCTAGTTATTTGGAACAGGGTTTACGTCAACCTGTTCGGGTCATTCTTGATAGACAAAATCAGCTCACACCTGAACTTAAACTGTTTCACACAGGCGGTGACAAGATAATCGTATCTGAGCAAGGGAATCTGACTCCCAAGATAAACCATCAACAACAGATTGACTTGAGAGAGACGTTGGCAGATCTAGCAAACTCTCACAATATTAATCATGTTTGGGTAGAAGCAGGCGCGACACTAGCGAGTAGCTTAATACAAGCAGAGCTGGTGGATGAGCTTATCCTTTATCTAGCACCTAAAATAATGGGTAGTGATGGCCGAGGTCTACTCGGTGCGTTAGGGTTGGATTCTATGGCTGACGTTATTGAGTTAGACATAAAAGATGTAAGACAAATTGGTAAAGATATCAGAATCGTTGCCAGTTTATTGAAAAAAGAAATGTAA
- a CDS encoding riboflavin synthase: protein MFTGIVEAVGTLAAITPKGEDISVTVEVGKLDMSDVKLGDSIATNGVCLTVVAFSQTSYTADLSLETLKKTGFADYEAGDKVNLEKAMLPTTRFGGHIVSGHVDGVGEIVERNMVGRAIEFWVAMPSEIAKYVAEKGSITVDGISLTVNALRKGAFKLTIVPHTGEETTIADFHVGRKVNLEVDVLARYMERLLTAQNEEQPESRITMDFLRQNGFA from the coding sequence ATGTTTACAGGTATTGTAGAAGCAGTCGGTACTTTGGCTGCAATTACGCCCAAGGGCGAAGATATTAGCGTAACGGTCGAAGTCGGCAAATTGGACATGTCAGACGTAAAGCTGGGTGACAGTATTGCGACCAACGGTGTGTGCCTAACTGTAGTGGCGTTTAGTCAAACGAGCTATACCGCAGACCTTTCGCTTGAGACACTGAAAAAAACAGGCTTTGCGGATTATGAAGCGGGCGATAAAGTCAATTTAGAAAAAGCGATGTTGCCGACGACCCGCTTCGGTGGACACATTGTGTCTGGTCATGTTGATGGCGTGGGCGAAATTGTTGAGCGCAACATGGTTGGGCGTGCGATCGAATTTTGGGTTGCGATGCCAAGTGAAATAGCCAAGTACGTTGCCGAAAAAGGCTCAATCACAGTGGATGGCATTAGCTTAACGGTAAATGCGCTGCGTAAGGGGGCTTTTAAGCTCACTATCGTTCCTCACACAGGGGAAGAGACCACGATTGCTGACTTCCACGTTGGGCGCAAAGTGAACTTAGAAGTTGATGTACTTGCACGTTACATGGAACGTCTATTGACGGCGCAGAATGAAGAACAACCAGAGTCCCGTATTACGATGGACTTTTTACGACAAAATGGATTCGCCTAA
- the ribBA gene encoding bifunctional 3,4-dihydroxy-2-butanone-4-phosphate synthase/GTP cyclohydrolase II, whose product MPISTPKEIIEDIRLGKMVILMDDEDRENEGDLIMAAEHITPEAINFMATHGRGLICLTMTKERCEMLGLPPMVQDNNAQYTTNFTVSIEAAEGVTTGISAADRSRTVQAAVAKDAKAADLVQPGHIFPLAAQEGGVLTRAGHTEAGCDLARLAGLEPAGVIVEILNDDGTMARRPDLEVFAEKHDIKLGTIADLIEYRNNTETTIERVAECKLPTEFGEFDLVTYRDTIDNQVHYALCKGELKDAAPLVRVHLQDTFTDLLRSDRNAERSWTLDKAMKRIGQEGGVLVILGNEESTDLLIHRVKMFEAQDKGQAPTLAKKQGTSRRVGVGSQILADLGVHDMRLLSSTNKKYHALGGFGLNVVEYVCE is encoded by the coding sequence ATGCCAATTAGTACGCCAAAAGAAATTATTGAAGATATTCGCCTTGGAAAAATGGTCATTCTGATGGATGACGAAGACCGTGAAAATGAAGGTGATTTGATCATGGCTGCGGAGCATATCACTCCGGAAGCGATAAACTTTATGGCAACTCATGGCCGCGGATTGATTTGTCTAACGATGACGAAAGAGCGTTGTGAAATGCTAGGCCTACCACCTATGGTGCAAGACAACAACGCCCAGTACACGACAAACTTTACCGTTTCAATCGAAGCGGCTGAAGGGGTAACGACCGGTATTTCGGCAGCCGATCGCTCTCGCACAGTACAAGCAGCGGTAGCCAAAGATGCTAAAGCCGCAGATTTGGTTCAACCAGGACATATTTTTCCATTGGCAGCGCAAGAAGGCGGTGTCTTAACTCGTGCTGGTCACACAGAAGCAGGTTGTGACTTGGCTCGTCTGGCGGGGCTAGAACCAGCGGGTGTGATCGTAGAGATTCTGAATGATGACGGTACAATGGCACGCCGCCCAGATCTCGAAGTGTTTGCTGAAAAACACGACATTAAACTGGGCACGATTGCCGATCTGATTGAGTACCGCAACAATACAGAAACGACGATTGAACGTGTTGCAGAGTGCAAACTGCCTACAGAGTTTGGTGAATTCGACTTGGTTACCTATCGTGACACAATAGATAACCAGGTGCACTACGCACTGTGCAAAGGAGAGTTAAAGGATGCTGCGCCATTAGTACGTGTTCATCTGCAAGATACATTTACCGATTTGCTTCGCAGTGACCGAAATGCAGAGCGTAGTTGGACGCTGGATAAAGCGATGAAGCGTATCGGTCAAGAGGGCGGGGTACTGGTTATTCTGGGCAATGAAGAATCGACGGATCTACTTATCCACCGCGTGAAGATGTTTGAAGCACAAGATAAAGGCCAAGCACCGACGTTGGCGAAAAAACAAGGTACTTCACGTCGTGTTGGTGTCGGCTCACAAATTCTGGCGGATTTAGGTGTTCACGATATGCGCCTTCTATCATCGACAAACAAAAAATATCACGCATTAGGTGGTTTTGGCCTGAATGTAGTGGAATATGTCTGCGAGTAA
- the ribH gene encoding 6,7-dimethyl-8-ribityllumazine synthase — MKVIEGGFPAPNAKIAIVISRFNSFINESLLSGAIDTLKRHGQVSEENITVVRCPGAVELPLVAQRVAKTGKFDAIVSLGTVIRGGTPHFDYVCSECNKGLAQVSLEYSLPVAFGVLTVDTIDQAIERAGTKAGNKGAEAALSALEMINVLSEIDS; from the coding sequence ATGAAAGTGATCGAGGGTGGCTTCCCAGCGCCAAACGCAAAAATTGCTATCGTTATTTCTCGTTTCAACAGTTTTATTAACGAAAGTCTATTGTCTGGTGCAATCGATACTTTAAAGCGTCATGGACAGGTTAGCGAAGAAAACATTACTGTAGTTCGTTGTCCTGGTGCAGTGGAATTACCTCTTGTTGCTCAGCGTGTAGCAAAAACAGGTAAGTTCGATGCGATCGTGTCTCTAGGTACAGTAATTCGTGGTGGTACACCACACTTCGACTATGTTTGTAGTGAATGTAACAAAGGTCTTGCGCAAGTTTCTCTGGAATACAGCCTTCCAGTAGCATTTGGCGTCCTGACTGTTGATACAATTGACCAAGCTATCGAGCGCGCAGGAACCAAGGCTGGTAATAAAGGTGCAGAGGCTGCACTGAGCGCACTTGAGATGATTAACGTTCTTTCAGAAATTGATTCCTAA
- the nusB gene encoding transcription antitermination factor NusB: protein MGASVKPAARRNARRFALQAIYSWQITKENVATIEEQFLSGGKYDEEEHHAAEPALAAPETDVAYFRDLLTGVVLSHTELDSKIRPYTARPMQDLDMMELALLRLAMYEMTRREDVPYKVVINEAIELAKVFAAEDSHKFVNGVLDKAAPHVRKK, encoded by the coding sequence ATGGGGGCCAGTGTGAAACCAGCCGCACGTCGTAATGCACGTCGATTCGCTCTACAAGCGATCTACTCATGGCAAATTACCAAAGAGAATGTTGCCACTATTGAAGAGCAGTTCTTATCTGGTGGTAAGTATGATGAAGAAGAGCATCATGCCGCAGAACCAGCACTTGCAGCTCCAGAAACTGACGTTGCCTACTTCCGTGACCTACTAACAGGTGTTGTGCTAAGTCACACAGAGCTAGACAGCAAGATTCGTCCTTATACTGCACGTCCAATGCAGGATCTGGACATGATGGAGCTAGCATTGCTTCGCCTTGCTATGTATGAAATGACACGTCGTGAAGACGTACCTTACAAAGTGGTTATCAACGAAGCGATTGAACTTGCAAAAGTATTCGCAGCTGAAGACAGCCACAAATTCGTGAACGGTGTGCTTGATAAAGCAGCACCTCACGTACGTAAGAAGTAA
- the thiL gene encoding thiamine-phosphate kinase — protein MSGEFNLIDKYFVGRQQQRKDVLLAAGDDCALVQVPQGLSVAISTDTLVAGTHFLPEANPSWVAHKALASNISDLAAMGATPSWVSFALTMPEPDEEWLAPFCDAFFQLADYFGIQLIGGDTTKGPLSLTLTVQGLVDPAKALRRNGAQIGDRIYVTGELGDSKAGLDVILNRDLSQKPFASELELRHYLSTPRVLVGQALLGLASSAIDISDGLISDVKHILQRSNVGASIDVSKLPVSNELVQFVGDRETALQYALTSGEEYELCFTVPEQNQGALESALAHCGAKITCIGQIRPQGTFDLHSQGEALNWSLSGYDHFK, from the coding sequence ATGTCTGGTGAATTTAATCTGATTGATAAATACTTTGTTGGCAGACAACAGCAGCGTAAAGATGTGCTGTTAGCGGCAGGTGATGACTGCGCATTGGTTCAAGTGCCACAAGGTTTATCTGTCGCCATCAGCACTGATACCTTAGTTGCTGGCACTCACTTTCTTCCAGAGGCTAATCCTTCTTGGGTGGCACACAAAGCACTCGCGTCGAACATCAGTGATCTTGCTGCAATGGGGGCTACTCCTTCATGGGTTTCTTTTGCGCTCACTATGCCAGAGCCGGATGAAGAATGGTTAGCACCGTTTTGCGATGCATTTTTCCAGCTTGCCGATTATTTTGGCATCCAGTTGATTGGCGGAGATACCACAAAAGGGCCTTTAAGCTTAACACTGACGGTCCAAGGGCTGGTTGACCCTGCAAAAGCACTGCGACGAAATGGTGCTCAAATTGGTGATAGAATTTATGTCACGGGTGAATTGGGTGACAGTAAAGCAGGCCTTGATGTTATTCTGAATCGAGATCTTTCACAGAAACCTTTTGCCAGTGAACTTGAGCTGAGGCATTACCTATCCACTCCGCGCGTTTTAGTCGGTCAGGCTCTATTAGGGTTGGCGAGTTCGGCGATTGATATTTCAGACGGGCTGATTTCTGACGTGAAACATATTTTACAACGCTCGAATGTCGGTGCCAGTATTGATGTTTCCAAGCTTCCTGTGTCTAATGAGTTAGTCCAGTTTGTTGGCGATCGAGAAACTGCGCTCCAGTACGCTCTCACGAGTGGAGAGGAATATGAGCTTTGTTTTACCGTGCCTGAGCAAAACCAAGGTGCGTTAGAAAGTGCATTAGCTCACTGCGGCGCGAAGATAACGTGTATCGGGCAGATTAGACCTCAAGGTACGTTTGATCTTCACTCTCAGGGCGAAGCGCTTAATTGGTCACTGAGTGGCTATGATCATTTCAAATAA
- the pgpA gene encoding phosphatidylglycerophosphatase A, whose translation MTNPLSRISLKNPWHLLATGFGSGLSPIIPGTMGTLAAVPVYLLLAQLPLFLYMLVVIVSCVVGIKICQVTSDDMGVHDHGSIVWDEFAGLWITMLVVPWFGLSAFDWKWLLIGFVLFRFFDMVKPWPIGWLDKRVHGGLGIMLDDIVAGVMAGVSLYLVGLYLGWL comes from the coding sequence ATGACAAACCCATTATCTCGAATTTCACTGAAAAACCCTTGGCACTTGCTTGCAACGGGTTTTGGTAGTGGCTTATCTCCGATCATTCCTGGCACGATGGGCACGCTCGCAGCGGTTCCAGTGTACTTATTACTTGCGCAGCTACCGCTCTTTTTGTACATGCTGGTGGTTATTGTTTCTTGTGTGGTGGGGATTAAGATCTGTCAGGTAACATCTGATGATATGGGTGTTCACGATCACGGTTCTATTGTGTGGGATGAATTCGCTGGGCTATGGATTACAATGTTGGTTGTACCATGGTTTGGTTTGTCAGCATTTGATTGGAAGTGGCTTCTGATAGGGTTTGTCTTGTTCAGGTTTTTTGATATGGTCAAACCTTGGCCTATTGGCTGGCTAGATAAGCGTGTACACGGCGGCTTAGGAATCATGTTAGATGACATCGTCGCAGGTGTCATGGCCGGGGTGTCACTCTATTTAGTGGGTCTGTATTTAGGCTGGCTATAA
- a CDS encoding DUF3461 family protein produces MFPHLTGLGIQDPKQIERYSLRQEAHKDVLKIYFRKQKGELFAKSVKFKYPRQVKNVLVDSGSHKYKEVTEINRNLTLVIDELNKITKPETVVETDVKQKILSDLRHLEKVVASKIAEIEADLEKLK; encoded by the coding sequence ATGTTCCCACACCTCACCGGTTTAGGCATTCAAGATCCTAAGCAGATTGAGCGCTATTCACTCCGCCAAGAAGCGCACAAAGACGTGTTAAAAATCTATTTTCGTAAGCAGAAAGGTGAGTTGTTTGCGAAAAGCGTTAAATTCAAATACCCACGTCAAGTGAAGAATGTTTTGGTTGATAGTGGCAGTCACAAATACAAAGAAGTCACCGAGATCAACCGTAACCTAACATTAGTTATTGATGAGCTGAACAAAATTACCAAGCCAGAAACCGTGGTTGAGACAGATGTTAAACAGAAAATTCTGTCAGACTTACGTCATTTAGAAAAAGTAGTGGCAAGTAAGATCGCTGAAATCGAAGCGGATCTAGAAAAACTAAAATAG